A window of the Brassica oleracea var. oleracea cultivar TO1000 chromosome C1, BOL, whole genome shotgun sequence genome harbors these coding sequences:
- the LOC106342318 gene encoding proteasome subunit beta type-6: MDLNLDAPHSMGTTIIGVTYNGGVVLGADSRTSTGMYVANRASDKITQLTDNVYVCRSGSAADSQVVSDYVRYFLHQHTIQLGQPATVKVSANLIRMLAYNNKNMLQTGLIVGGWDKYEGGKIYGIPLGGTVVEQPFAIGGSGSSYLYGFFDQAWKENMTKEEAEQLVVKAVSLAIARDGASGGVVRTVIINSEGVTRNFYPGDKLQLWHEELEPQNSLLDILNAAGPEPMAM, encoded by the exons ATGGATCTCAATCTCGATGCGCCGCACTCAATGGGAACGACCATCATCGGCGTCACTTACAACGGAGGCGTCGTTCTCGGAGCTGACTCACGTACCAGCACCG GGATGTACGTGGCTAATCGGGCTTCAGACAAGATCACACAACTCACCGACAATGTCTACGTCTGCCGTTCTGGTTCG GCTGCTGATTCTCAGGTTGTATCGGACTATGTCCGCTACTTCCTTCACCAGCATAC AATCCAGCTCGGACAGCCTGCCACTGTAAAGGTCTCAGCCAACCTTATCAGGATGCTCGCATATAATAACAAG AACATGCTGCAAACTGGCCTCATAGTTGGTGGCTGGGATAAGTATGAAGGCGGCAAGATCTACGGGATTCCTCTCGGTGGAACTGTAGTTGAGCAACCGTTTGCTATTGGAG GCTCTGGCTCTAGTTACCTTTACGGGTTCTTTGATCAGGCGTGGAAAGAAAACATGACCAAAGAAGAAGCCGAG CAACTTGTTGTGAAGGCGGTTTCACTAGCCATAGCCCGTGATGGAGCTAGTGGAGGTGTTGTACGGACTGTCATA ATAAACTCAGAGGGAGTGACCAGAAACTTCTACCCTGGGGATAAGTTGCAGCTTTGGCACGAGGAGTTGGAGCCCCAGAACTCCTTGTTAGACATCCTGAACGCTGCTGGTCCTGAACCAATGGCCATGTGA